Proteins from a genomic interval of Halorussus rarus:
- a CDS encoding Gfo/Idh/MocA family protein, with amino-acid sequence MSQAEKLRVGVIGGGYIGTTVGRLFNQDPRSTVTALADVSEETRRTAGETLYVGDGSQYEDYREMLDAEGLDAVLVGTPHTLHHEMVTAALDRDLHVFCDKPLTTDLEEARDLAERAESSDRVLMVGYQRHLNPAFQTARERWQGEEGDGPNPEPDYLSAEITQDWISRFEDTWRTDPDLSGGGNLYDTGSHLIDGVLWTTGLVPEQVSAEMVFADDEGRVDQRAILTVEFANGAHGTISVHSDAPCVREHIHVWDDEGAVYLEGRQWEERELERIDEDSTTVVPYIDRSKQRDKAEAFVDCIETGEEPPATARDALAVTALTEAAYESARSGERVAVELD; translated from the coding sequence ATGTCTCAGGCCGAGAAACTCAGAGTCGGCGTCATCGGCGGCGGCTACATCGGAACGACGGTCGGACGGCTGTTCAACCAGGACCCGCGCTCGACGGTGACCGCGCTGGCGGACGTCAGCGAGGAGACCCGCCGGACCGCCGGCGAGACCCTCTACGTCGGCGACGGCTCGCAGTACGAGGACTACCGCGAGATGCTCGACGCGGAGGGACTCGACGCCGTGCTCGTCGGGACGCCCCACACCCTCCACCACGAGATGGTGACCGCGGCGCTCGACCGCGACCTCCACGTCTTCTGCGACAAGCCCCTCACCACCGACCTCGAGGAGGCTCGCGACCTCGCCGAGCGCGCCGAGTCGAGCGACAGGGTGCTGATGGTGGGCTACCAGCGACACCTCAACCCGGCGTTCCAGACCGCCCGCGAGCGCTGGCAGGGCGAGGAGGGCGACGGACCGAACCCCGAACCGGACTACCTGAGCGCCGAGATAACCCAGGACTGGATCTCGCGGTTCGAGGACACGTGGCGGACCGACCCCGACCTCTCGGGCGGGGGCAACCTCTACGACACCGGGAGCCACCTCATCGACGGAGTGCTGTGGACCACCGGTCTCGTGCCGGAGCAGGTCAGCGCCGAGATGGTGTTCGCCGACGACGAGGGCCGGGTCGACCAGCGCGCCATCCTCACGGTCGAGTTCGCCAACGGCGCCCACGGCACCATCTCGGTCCACAGCGACGCTCCCTGCGTCCGCGAGCATATCCACGTCTGGGACGACGAGGGCGCGGTCTACCTCGAAGGTCGCCAGTGGGAGGAGCGCGAGTTAGAGCGCATCGACGAGGACAGCACGACGGTCGTCCCGTACATCGACCGGAGCAAGCAGCGCGACAAGGCCGAGGCGTTCGTCGACTGCATCGAGACCGGCGAGGAGCCCCCGGCCACCGCCCGGGACGCGCTGGCGGTGACCGCGCTCACCGAGGCGGCCTACGAGTCGGCCCGGAGCGGGGAGCGGGTCGCGGTGGAGTTGGACTAG
- a CDS encoding CBS domain-containing protein, translated as MSSTDRPTVEDVMSTPLETISKDATVEEAAKRMREKDISALVVPTTPRAIVSSTDVLDAVADGRDTSELTVSDVMTSDVETATPDLYMEEVAAMMTTYGIKHLPVVDDDYVGMVSSTDVTAHLS; from the coding sequence ATGAGTTCTACCGACAGGCCGACCGTCGAGGACGTGATGTCGACCCCGCTGGAGACGATTTCGAAGGACGCGACGGTCGAGGAGGCCGCCAAGCGGATGCGGGAGAAGGACATCAGCGCGCTCGTCGTTCCGACCACGCCGCGCGCGATCGTCAGCAGCACGGACGTGCTCGACGCCGTCGCCGACGGCCGTGACACCTCCGAACTGACGGTGTCCGACGTGATGACGTCCGACGTCGAGACCGCCACGCCCGACCTCTACATGGAGGAGGTCGCCGCGATGATGACCACCTACGGCATCAAGCACCTCCCGGTCGTCGACGACGACTACGTCGGGATGGTCTCCTCGACCGACGTCACCGCCCACCTCTCGTAG
- a CDS encoding alcohol dehydrogenase catalytic domain-containing protein, producing MRAAAFTELTGPDGVSLVEQPTPQPGPGEAVVDVEACAINRHDLWILEGDSAMVDADDLPFVSGLDAAGEVRAVGEDVTAVDPGDRVVLCPNETCGTCRFCREGPENRCENFSLYHGGLAEAARVEADRLVALPESVDATTAAALPTAYMTAFHMLRRAEVGPGDLVFVPGATGGVGVAGVQLADVFGAETVGTSSSADKLDQVEALGLDHPIRGTEPDELRPAVRDVGTPDAVLNHLGGPYTELGLDVLRRGGRMVVCGRTAGGRSEIDIPDLFLGHKRVEGSTMGTQADLETLVDLVASGELTPEIEETYSLDETGEAFAAMRDRESVGKLVVTN from the coding sequence ATGCGCGCCGCAGCCTTCACCGAGCTGACCGGCCCGGACGGGGTATCGCTCGTCGAACAACCGACGCCGCAGCCCGGCCCCGGCGAGGCGGTCGTCGACGTCGAGGCGTGCGCCATCAACCGCCACGACCTCTGGATCCTCGAGGGCGACTCCGCGATGGTCGACGCCGACGACCTGCCCTTCGTCAGCGGCCTCGACGCGGCGGGTGAGGTCCGGGCCGTGGGCGAGGACGTGACCGCGGTCGACCCCGGCGACAGGGTCGTCCTGTGTCCGAACGAGACCTGCGGCACCTGTCGGTTCTGCCGCGAGGGGCCGGAGAACCGCTGCGAGAACTTCTCGCTCTACCACGGCGGGCTCGCGGAGGCCGCTCGCGTCGAGGCCGACCGGCTCGTCGCGCTCCCCGAGTCGGTCGACGCGACGACCGCCGCGGCCCTCCCGACCGCCTACATGACGGCGTTCCACATGCTCCGGCGGGCGGAGGTCGGCCCCGGCGACCTCGTCTTCGTCCCGGGCGCGACCGGGGGCGTCGGCGTCGCGGGCGTCCAGCTCGCCGACGTGTTCGGCGCCGAGACCGTGGGGACCTCCTCGTCGGCCGACAAGCTCGACCAGGTCGAGGCGCTTGGTCTCGATCATCCGATTCGGGGCACCGAGCCCGACGAGCTCCGCCCCGCGGTGCGGGACGTCGGAACGCCCGACGCGGTCCTGAATCACCTCGGCGGCCCCTACACGGAACTCGGTCTCGACGTGCTCCGCCGGGGCGGGCGGATGGTCGTCTGCGGTCGGACCGCGGGCGGTCGATCGGAGATAGACATCCCCGACCTGTTCCTGGGGCACAAACGGGTCGAGGGCAGCACGATGGGGACGCAGGCCGACCTCGAGACGCTGGTCGACCTGGTCGCCTCAGGGGAGCTGACCCCCGAAATCGAAGAGACGTACTCGCTCGACGAGACCGGCGAGGCGTTCGCGGCGATGCGGGACCGCGAGAGCGTCGGCAAGCTCGTCGTGACGAACTGA
- a CDS encoding phosphatase PAP2 family protein: MFGSGRGVGVTDALHGYAEWPVILLFALTTQLGDVWFIFLLGGGLYVAGDEFPRWGIDRRRGLFVVGLVLTYVALIGVLKHIFLLPRPPGAGEPPAIAWLPTGLSLLLESTATADGPGFPSGHALGTTMFWGGLALVVEHWTAWKRFGAAAAIVALVSLSRLVLGVHYLVDVVVGAALGAVVLGALYLLADRGTDPVRVLHVAVAVGVAGLLVGVTFDSVAAVGGATGGWLVWRGVADSTPAHPTNRREVVAGFVALVVSGALFGAVYALTASHLITFVGTAVAVGGAVAAPLLGERLV, encoded by the coding sequence CGGACGCGGCGTCGGCGTCACCGACGCGCTGCACGGGTACGCGGAGTGGCCGGTCATCCTGCTGTTCGCGCTGACCACCCAACTGGGCGACGTCTGGTTCATCTTCCTGCTCGGCGGCGGGCTCTACGTGGCGGGCGACGAGTTCCCCCGCTGGGGAATCGACCGCCGGCGGGGGCTGTTCGTGGTCGGGCTGGTGCTCACCTACGTCGCTCTCATCGGGGTGCTCAAGCACATCTTCCTGCTGCCGCGTCCGCCGGGGGCCGGCGAACCGCCCGCAATCGCGTGGCTCCCGACGGGCCTCTCCCTGCTGCTCGAGAGCACCGCGACCGCCGACGGTCCGGGCTTCCCGAGCGGTCACGCGCTCGGAACGACGATGTTCTGGGGCGGGCTCGCGCTCGTCGTCGAACACTGGACTGCCTGGAAGCGGTTCGGCGCCGCCGCGGCCATCGTCGCGCTCGTCTCGCTCTCGCGGCTCGTGCTCGGCGTTCACTACCTCGTGGACGTCGTCGTTGGCGCCGCGCTCGGCGCAGTCGTGCTCGGCGCGCTCTACCTGCTGGCCGACCGCGGGACCGACCCCGTACGGGTGCTCCACGTCGCGGTCGCGGTCGGGGTGGCGGGCCTGCTCGTCGGCGTCACCTTCGACAGCGTGGCGGCCGTCGGCGGCGCGACCGGCGGCTGGCTCGTGTGGCGGGGCGTCGCCGACTCGACGCCGGCACACCCGACGAACAGGCGAGAAGTGGTCGCCGGGTTCGTCGCGCTCGTCGTCTCGGGCGCGCTCTTCGGCGCCGTCTACGCGCTCACCGCCTCGCACCTGATCACGTTCGTCGGCACCGCCGTCGCCGTCGGGGGCGCCGTCGCGGCACCGCTTCTGGGCGAGCGACTGGTCTGA